Sequence from the Armatimonadota bacterium genome:
GGGTTTTCTCTTAATTCCCCTCTATTTTCTTGAACGGCTCGGTGCGGTTAGCGGACATTGAAACGGCGATGTAGGCCAGTTTGGAGGCGTTGGTCGCCTTGTCAAAGTTGATCTTGTCCACGGTGTCGCCCGGTTGGTGGTAGTCCGGATGAAATCCGCTGAAGAGAAAGGCGATCGGGATGCCTTTGCGGGCAAAGTTGATGTGATCGCTGCGACCGTACACGTCCTCTTCGTCGTACTCAAACTTGAAATTGACGTACTTGTTGGCCTCTTGCATCAGGTCGTGAATGTCGTTCGAGACGCGCCGCGTGCCGACCAGATGGATGGTGTCTTCGTTGTCGGAGGCTTTTTCGGTTCGGTTCTCCTCGTTGCGCCCCACCATGTCTAATTGAAACTCCGAGGTCATCTTGCTCAGGTCGAACGTTGGGTTATCGGTGAGGTAGCGGCTGCCGATCAGGCCGGCTTCCTCGGCCGCAAAGAACATCAGGATCACGCTGCGCTTGGGTTTATTCGGGTTCTCATGGAGGCCTTTGGCGACGCCCAAAACGGCGGCGCAACCCGAGGCGTCGTCGTCCGCGCCCCAGAATACGACGTTCCCGCGTTTTCCAAGGTGATCCAGATGCGCGCCGACGCCGACAAACTCCGCCTTAAGTTCAGGATCGCTGCCCTCTATGATGCCAACGACGTTAGCGACGAAGGCTGCTCGGAACTCAGAGGCGGTTGTGATCTTGACCTTTTCTGTGGCGACGAAGCGGTTGGCAAAGGCGCCTTTCGAGAGGTCGGGCATTTGGGCGATGCTGTCGGGAACGCCGAGCGCTTTGGCCAATCGCTGGGCCGCTTCCAGAGTGATCTCGCCGCGCACCGCGCCGATGCCCGTCGGCGGTTTGTCGGGTATCGGCCCGCGAGCAAGCGTCCAAGTCGTTTCGCCCAACTTCTCGACAACGGTAAAGGAGGCGAGCGAGCCGAACGTGGTCTGTCGGCGCAACTGGGGATTGACATTCTTTCCAAACACGATCACAATCTTGCCCGAGAAGCCCTCGTTCGGCTCCAATCGCGCATCGCCGCCTCCCTGAACGAAAACGATCTCGGCCTCTTCCTCGCCCATGCCGGCGCCCGAAAGGACATTGATTTCTCTCCCTGCGCTCAGCTTCAGGTTGTTAAACGCCATGAATGTCTTGGCGTTGTCGGCTCGGGCTTCGAAAAACGGCACGTGTTGGAAGTAAGAGCCGTTGTCGCCAAGGGGCTTGGCGCCAAAACGCTGGAGGTAACCGGCTACATAGTCGGCCGCTTTCTTGTATCCCGGCTGACCGGTGCCGCGCCCTTCGCATTCAGGCCCGGCGAGGTATTCGATCCACTTTTTGATGTCTTCTTTTAGGATGGCGTCAAAGCCCGCTTTGTAGTCAGACGGCACAGGTTGAGCGCCCGGATATTGGGCAATCGCAGAGGAGAATAGGGCAACGGAGAGGAGCCAGGCAAATCGCTTCATGGGCTTACACTTCGACGTTTGGGCCGGTTATTCCTGTCTGAGCCAGCAGGCCGCGCTACCGATCAGATCAGGTCGTTCGACGCGGCATCGGTCGAAAGCGCGGCTGCATCTTGGATGAAAGGCGCAGCCGGGCGGACGGGATGCAGGGTCGGGCGGCTGATCGGGGATGGGCGTTGGCCGTTTTTCGCCGCCCGGCAGGCTGTCTAGCAGCGCTTGCGTATAAGGATGGCGCGGATTGGCCAAAACTTCCTTCGTATCGCCCGTTTCGACGATTCGGCCCGAATACATCACCATCATGCGCTCGCAAACGGCTCCGATGACGCCTAAATCGTGCGATATGAGCAGCGTTGCCGTTCCGTGAGAGCGTTGGAGCGCCAAAATCAACTCGAGAATCTGTACCTGAAGCGTTGCGTCGAGAGCGGTGGTCGGTTCGTCGGCTATCAGGAGCTTTGGTTGGCAGGCGAATGCAATCGCGATCATTGCGCGCTGCCGTTGACCGCCGGAGAGCTGATGAGGGTATCGTCGGTACGTGGTTTCTGGCGATGGGATGCGCGCCTCGGCCAGCATCTCGATAGCGCGCTGCTTCGCCTGTGCGCGAGACAATCCTTGGTGCAGTCGGATCGTCTCGCTCACCTGCTCGCCAACGGTCATTAGCGGGTTGAGCGATGTGAACGGGTCTTGAAAGACCATGGCTGCCTCGCCGCCGCGAAGTCGCCTTAGACGAGAGGGGCTCATCTTGAAAACGTCCTCGCCGTTCCATAGCACGCTGCCGCCCAGCTGCGCGTTGGGCGGCGCAATGCGCATGAGCGAGAGGCCGGTCAGCGACTTGCCCGATCCCGATTCGCCGACCAGACCGACGATTTCTCGCTCTCCGATTTCGAACGAGACTCCGTCCACGGGCCGCACGAGGCCTTTGGGGGTAGGAAAAGCAACGCTCAAGTCGTTTACTGATAATAGCATCAGACATTCCCCAAATCGGCGGGCGGTTTGTTCTTGCCAAAGAGTCCGATGAGCGCGATCACGGTCAGCAGGTAGGGCAGGG
This genomic interval carries:
- a CDS encoding ABC transporter ATP-binding protein, yielding MLLSVNDLSVAFPTPKGLVRPVDGVSFEIGEREIVGLVGESGSGKSLTGLSLMRIAPPNAQLGGSVLWNGEDVFKMSPSRLRRLRGGEAAMVFQDPFTSLNPLMTVGEQVSETIRLHQGLSRAQAKQRAIEMLAEARIPSPETTYRRYPHQLSGGQRQRAMIAIAFACQPKLLIADEPTTALDATLQVQILELILALQRSHGTATLLISHDLGVIGAVCERMMVMYSGRIVETGDTKEVLANPRHPYTQALLDSLPGGEKRPTPIPDQPPDPASRPPGCAFHPRCSRAFDRCRVERPDLIGSAACWLRQE
- a CDS encoding M20/M25/M40 family metallo-hydrolase, giving the protein MKRFAWLLSVALFSSAIAQYPGAQPVPSDYKAGFDAILKEDIKKWIEYLAGPECEGRGTGQPGYKKAADYVAGYLQRFGAKPLGDNGSYFQHVPFFEARADNAKTFMAFNNLKLSAGREINVLSGAGMGEEEAEIVFVQGGGDARLEPNEGFSGKIVIVFGKNVNPQLRRQTTFGSLASFTVVEKLGETTWTLARGPIPDKPPTGIGAVRGEITLEAAQRLAKALGVPDSIAQMPDLSKGAFANRFVATEKVKITTASEFRAAFVANVVGIIEGSDPELKAEFVGVGAHLDHLGKRGNVVFWGADDDASGCAAVLGVAKGLHENPNKPKRSVILMFFAAEEAGLIGSRYLTDNPTFDLSKMTSEFQLDMVGRNEENRTEKASDNEDTIHLVGTRRVSNDIHDLMQEANKYVNFKFEYDEEDVYGRSDHINFARKGIPIAFLFSGFHPDYHQPGDTVDKINFDKATNASKLAYIAVSMSANRTEPFKKIEGN